A genomic segment from Ptychodera flava strain L36383 chromosome 23 unlocalized genomic scaffold, AS_Pfla_20210202 Scaffold_23__1_contigs__length_28996876_pilon, whole genome shotgun sequence encodes:
- the LOC139123470 gene encoding gastrula zinc finger protein XlCGF26.1-like: protein MADNNSQSADSVMVEEGININRQQSNMDTQVAKWNDGIGDINGSDNDRKTCDPDTNQTYRYTEIGSCEETLQNKMELEGAEFWGKLKSEESCQQNSPIAALQNGGENESCSPDASTSNLESSHHLNRDTGNDETSDDDNSISDDTNQMNTLATSCNVSSVSGIEKPMRVRKKYGRAKKPPMTDKELETHKERIRKAMIGDKSHICEKCGKGYKAEEGLSLHMSLGICARQKCKYCGIDFLLKDWQNHMVDSHAEQIPVFPCRYCDRIFISCSSRSSHKFLKHSNGVFECDVCKHVFSNRIALNNHKNTHIERKFKCSYCDLRFTKQGIKSNHEKHSHSKVSAVCTECGETFDTRTHMSNHLKIVHSEHKFRCSYCDKKFYSKTDLKTHLESHGELSREYICKICKKVFYVRSEYRNHCMRDCTKPEYLCDICGRRFKRSTNLRLHALTHSEPTLKCDLCPRVFRLKTTLTVHVKSVHSDEKPWQCDVCGYRCKLKRIFLNTQEYTAGRPRIVFSLLTLNKTKMFSCH from the exons ATGGCTGACAATAACAGCCAATCAGCAGACAGTGTTATGGTGGAAGAAGGTATCAATATCAATCGACAACAATCAAACATGGATACACAAGTAGCTAAATGGAATGATGGCATAGGAGATATAAATGGATCAGACAATGACAGGAAAACTTGTGATCCAGATACTAACCAAACCTACCGGTATACAGAAATTGGATCATGTGAAGAAACTCTGCAAAACAAGATGGAGTTGGAAGGGGCAGAGTTTTGGGGAAAGTTGAAAAGTGAGGAGAGCTGTCAACAAAATAGTCCTATAG CTGCTCTTCAGAATGGTGGCGAGAATGAAAGCTGCTCTCCCGATGCATCAACGTCAAACTTAGAATCTAGTCACCATTTAAACAGAGACACAGGAAATGATGAAACGAGTGATGACGACAACTCCATAAGTGATGACACTAATCAAATGAATACTTTGGCCACAAGTTGCAATGTGTCCTCAGTCAGTGGAATTGAAAAACCTATGCGTGTGAGAAAGAAATATGGGCGCGCCAAAAAGCCGCCCATGACAGACAAAGAGTTAGAAACCCACAAAGAGAGAATACGAAAAGCCATGATTGGTGATAAATCTCACATTTGTGAGAAATGTGGTAAGGGTTATAAAGCAGAGGAAGGATTGAGTTTACATATGTCATTGGGCATTTGTGCCAGACAGAAATGTAAGTATTGTGGAATAGACTTTCTACTGAAAGATTGGCAAAATCACATGGTTGATTCACATGCAGAACAGATACCAGTGTTTCCATGCAGGTATTGTGATCGAATATTCATAAGTTGCTCATCAAGATCTAGTCACAAATTCCTTAAACACTCAAATGGTGTATTTGAATGTGACGTGTGCAAGCATGTCTTTTCCAATCGCATTGCGTTAAATAATCACAAAAACACCCACATTGAAAGAAAGTTCAAATGTAGCTATTGTGACCTGAGGTTTACAAAACAAGGGATCAAATCAAATCATGAAAAGCATTCACACAGTAAAGTTTCAGCTGTCTGTACAGAGTGTGGCGAAACGTTTGATACACGAACACATATGTCAAACCATTTGAAGATTGTTCACTCAGAGCACAAATTTAGATGTTCCTATTGCGACAAGAAATTTTATAGTAAGACAGATTTGAAAACCCATTTAGAAAGTCATGGCGAACTTTCCAGGGAATACATTTGCAAGATATGCAAGAAAGTTTTCTATGTCAGATCTGAATATCGCAATCATTGTATGAGGGACTGCACTAAGCCTGAATATCTTTGTGATATTTGTGGACGCCGGTTTAAGAGGAGTACTAATTTACGATTGCATGCCTTAACTCATAGTGAACCAACACTCAAATGCGATCTTTGCCCACGTGTCTTTAGGCTAAAAACTACACTAACTGTACATGTTAAGTCTGTACATAGTGATGAAAAACCCTGGCAATGTGATGTGTGTGGATATCGATGTAAACTGAAAAGAATCTTTTTAAACACACAAGAATACACAGCAGGTAGACCAAGGATTGTTTTTAGCCTGCTCACACTCAATAAGACTAAAATGTTCAGTTGTCATTGA
- the LOC139123956 gene encoding uncharacterized protein, protein MDMTSSKPAVVYPPRSLTSTLKNRVFTECKDLLEKFACKVFVIVSEDGLSSQYIGSQDFVREFVTTGLKVKPCDVNVGLCPTAPFKSNDTHTIVEPSTDTYNRDNRNRDIFTKNEGVLLKQNSFTNITRETIDLQNDVNMAENYSQSGDSVMVEEDTNVNRQQSNIDTQVAKWNDGIEDINGSNNDRKTCDPDTNQTYTEIGSCEETLQNQMELEGAEFLGKLKSQESCQQNSPIAAFQNGGENESCSPDASTSNLESSYHGNRDTGNDETSDDDNSISDDTNQMNTLATSCNVSSVSGIEKPMRVRKKYERAKKPPMTDKELETHKERIRKAMIGDKSYNCEKCGKGYKTGEGLSLHLSLGICARQKCKYCE, encoded by the exons ATGGATATGACTTCTTCAAAACCAGCCGTTGTATATCCtccaagaagtttaacaagcaCGTTGAAAAATCGAGTGTTTACGGAA TGTAAAGATTTACTGGAGAAGTTTGCTTGCAAAGTCTTTGTCATTGTCTCTGAAGATGGGCTGTCATCTCAGTATATTGGAAGTCAAGACTTTGTCAGAGAATTTGTCACAACTGGACTGAAAGTAAAACCATGTGATGTGAATGTCGGACTGTGTCCTACAGCTCCTTTTAAAAGTAACGATACACATACGATAGTTGAACCATCGACGGATACTTATAACAGGGACAATAGAAAtcgtgacatttttacaaagaatGAAGGTGTACTGTTGAAGCAGAATTCCTTCACCAATATCACAAGGGAAACTATTGATTTGCAGAATGATGTCAATATGGCTGAAAATTATAGCCAATCAGGAGACAGTGTCATGGTGGAAGAAGATACCAATGTCAATCGACAACAATCAAACATAGATACACAAGTAGCTAAATGGAATGATGGCATAGAAGATATAAATGGatcaaacaatgacaggaaaactTGTGATCCAGATACTAACCAAACCTATACAGAAATTGGATCATGTGAAGAAACTCTGCAAAACCAGATGGAGTTGGAAGGGGCAGAGTTTTTGGGAAAGTTGAAAAGTCAGGAGAGCTGTCAACAAAATAGTCCTATAG CTGCTTTTCAGAATGGTGGCGAGAATGAAAGCTGCTCTCCCGATGCATCAACGTCAAACTTAGAAtctagttaccatggaaacagagACACAGGAAATGATGAAACGAGTGATGACGACAACTCCATAAGTGATGACACTAATCAAATGAATACTTTGGCCACAAGTTGCAATGTGTCCTCAGTGAGTGGAATTGAAAAACCTATGCGTGTGAGAAAGAAATATGAGCGCGCCAAAAAGCCGCCCATGACAGACAAAGAGTTAGAAACTCACAAAGAGAGAATACGAAAAGCCATGATTGGTGATAAATCTTATAATTGTGAGAAATGTGGTAAGGGTTATAAAACAGGGGAAGGATTGAGTTTACATCTGTCATTGGGCATTTGTGCCAGACAGAAATGTAAGTATTGCGAATAG